One genomic region from Salvia hispanica cultivar TCC Black 2014 chromosome 2, UniMelb_Shisp_WGS_1.0, whole genome shotgun sequence encodes:
- the LOC125205407 gene encoding PH, RCC1 and FYVE domains-containing protein 1-like, translating into MADLVSYSNADRDIEQALVALKKGAQLLKYGRKGKPKCYPFRLSSDETTLNWISSSGDRSLKLATVSRIIPGQRTAVFQRYLCPEKEYLSFSLIYNNGKRSLDLICKDKVEAENWIAGLKALITSGQAGRSKIDGWGDGGLYFDENRDLTSNSPSHSSVSATREVSSSEVSVSSNIIASPKSYRPDNLVYSERSHVALDQTNMQVKGSGSDAFRVSVSSAPSTSSHGSGPDDCDALGDVYIWGEVICDNVIRVGPEKNASSIGTRADVLLPRPLESNVVLDVHYIACGVRHASLVTRQGEVFSWGEESGGRLGHGVGKDVTQPRLVESLTFCSVDFVACGEFHTCAVTMAGELYTWGDGTHYAGLLGHGTDVSHWIPKRIAGPLEGLQIASVTCGPWHTALITSTGQLFTFGDGTFGVLGHGNRENVSYPREVESLAGLRTIAVACGVWHTAAVVEVIVTQSSASFSSGKLFTWGDGDKNRLGHGDKEPRLKPTCVPALIDYNFHKISCGHSLTVGLTTSGRVFTMGSTVYGQLGNPQSDGKLPCLVGDKLAAESVEEISCGAYHVAVLTSKNEVYTWGKGANGRLGHGDMEDRKAPTLVEALKDRHVKFIACGSNYTAAICLHKWVSGAEQSQCSACRQAFGFTRKRHNCYNCGLVHCHACSSRKALRAALSPNPSKPYRVCDSCFVKLSKVAESGANNRRNSGPRLSGENKDRLDKADLRIAKSMPSNFDLIKQLDTKAAKQGRKADTFTLGRSSQVSLLQLRDAVMSTDVRRTVPKPILTTSSVSSRSVSPFSRKPSPPRSATPVPTTSGLSFSKSITDSLKKTNELLNQEVHKLRGQVEILKNRCELQELELQQSAKKAQEATALAADESAKCKAAKEVIKSLTAQLKDMAERLPPGSYDPESLKLVCLPNGSESNGAHSSGANGERNSRSEDINSTYSAYPPETDSGVRNGMQGPSQLLRDPIGSSESVLDPQGLEHGYSNGTNDRLDTRLPNGGGVLQSYRSSVSDSLDGKESTTNRDSDAGSKSRNSAVPGSASQIEAEWIEQYELGVYITLVALRDGTRDLKRVRFSRRRFGEHQAEMWWSDNREKVYEKYNVRGSDKSSVSGQVARRSEGGLSPSSQM; encoded by the exons ATGGCAGATCTTGTTAGCTACAGTAATGCCGACCGTGACATCGAGCAG GCGTTGGTTGCTCTAAAGAAGGGAGCTCAACTACTTAAATATGGTCGTAAGGGAAAGCCTAAATGTTATCCGTTTAGACTCTCTAGT GACGAAACAACTTTAAATTGGATTTCTAGTAGTGGTGATAGGAGTTTGAAGTTAGCTACAGTTTCAAGAATTATCCCTGGACAAAGAACT GCTGTTTTTCAGCGATATCTGTGCCCTGAAAAGGAGTACTTATCCTTTTCTCTTATATATAACAACGGGAAAAGATCTCTCGACCTG ATCTGCAAGGATAAAGTTGAAGCAGAAAACTGGATAGCTGGGCTCAAAGCATTAATAACATCAGGACAAGCTGGACGCTCTAAAATTGATGGTTGGGGTGATGGAGGCCTGTATTTTGAT GAAAACAGAGATTTAACGTCAAATAGTCCAAGTCACAGTTCTGTAAGTGCTACACGGGAAGTTAGCTCATCTGAGGTTTCCGTTAGTTCAAACATAATTGCTTCTCCTAAGAGCTACCGACCTGATAATTTGGTATATTCAGAAAGGTCACATGTAGCTTTGGATCAAACAAATATGCAAGTGAAAGGATCTGGTTCAGATGCTTTTCGGGTTAGTGTATCTAGTGCCCCCAGCACATCAAGTCATGGTTCTGGACCAGATGATTGTGATGCACTAGGGGATGTGTATATTTGGGGTGAAGTTATATGTGATAATGTTATCAGGGTTGGGCCAGAGAAGAATGCTAGTTCCATTGGTACCAGAGCAGATGTTCTCCTGCCTAGACCATTGGAATCAAACGTGGTGCTGGATGTGCATTATATAGCATGTGGGGTACGGCATGCTTCTCTAGTCACTAGGCAGGGTGAAGTCTTCAGCTGGGGTGAAGAATCTGGTGGGAGGCTTGGTCATGGAGTCGGAAAAGATGTCACCCAACCTCGTCTAGTGGAATCATTAACATTTTGCAGTGTTGATTTTGTCGCATGTGGTGAGTTTCACACATGCGCTGTTACTATGGCTGGTGAACTTTACACCTGGGGCGATGGTACGCACTATGCCGGGCTCTTGGGCCATGGTACTGATGTCAGCCATTGGATACCAAAGAGAATTGCTGGCCCTCTTGAGGGGCTTCAAATTGCAAGTGTGACATGTGGTCCATGGCATACTGCACTGATAACATCAACTGGACAGCTTTTTACTTTTGGAGATGGAACTTTTGGTGTTTTGGGTCATGGAAATAGAGAAAATGTTTCATACCCAAGAGAGGTAGAATCTCTAGCAGGTTTGAGGACAATTGCTGTTGCATGTGGAGTGTGGCATACGGCTGCAGTGGTTGAGGTGATTGTAACCCAGTCTAGTGCAAGTTTTTCATCTGGAAAATTGTTCACTTGGGGAGATGGTGACAAAAACCGCCTTGGACACGGTGATAAAGAACCAAGGCTGAAGCCTACCTGTGTACCTGCACTTATTGATTacaattttcacaaaatttccTGTGGGCACAGTTTGACTGTTGGCCTGACTACATCTGGGCGTGTTTTCACAATGGGAAGCACTGTATATGGTCAACTTGGAAATCCTCAGTCTGATGGAAAGCTACCTTGCTTGGTAGGAGACAAGCTTGCAGCTGAATCTGTTGAGGAAATCTCTTGCGGTGCATATCATGTGGCTGTGTTGACTTCCAAAAACGAGGTTTACACATGGGGTAAAGGAGCCAATGGGAGGTTGGGCCATGGTGATATGGAAGACAGGAAAGCACCCACTCTAGTTGAAGCTTTAAAGGATAGACATGTTAAATTTATTGCTTGTGGCTCAAATTATACAGCTGCCATATGTCTTCATAAATGGGTCTCTGGTGCTGAGCAGTCCCAGTGCTCTGCTTGTAGACAAGCTTTTGGCTTCACAAGAAAGAGACATAACTGCTACAACTGTGGATTAGTTCATTGCCATGCTTGTAGTTCTAGAAAAGCACTACGGGCTGCATTGTCACCCAATCCCAGCAAACCTTATCGTGTGTGTGATTCATGTTTTGTGAAGCTATCTAAGGTGGCAGAATCTGGAGCCAACAACCGGAGAAATTCCGGACCACGGCTTTCAGGTGAAAACAAGGATAGACTGGACAAGGCTGACCTTAGAATAGCCAAGTCCATGCCatctaattttgatttgatcaaACAATTGGACACAAAAGCAGCTAAACAAGGAAGAAAAGCTGATACGTTCACTTTAGGTCGCTCTTCTCAAGTATCTTTATTGCAGCTACGAGATGCTGTTATGTCTACCGATGTACGTCGAACTGTTCCTAAGCCAATTCTCACAACCTCGAGTGTTAGTTCAAGGTCTGTATCGCCTTTTTCGAGGAAACCTAGCCCTCCAAGGTCTGCAACACCAGTTCCTACAACATCAGGTTTATCTTTCTCCAAGAGCATCACTGATAGTCTGAAGAAGACAAATGAGCTTCTGAATCAGGAAGTGCATAAGTTACGGGGGCAG GTAGAAATCCTTAAAAACCGATGTGAATTGCAAGAATTAGAGCTTCAGCAATCAGCCAAAAAAGCTCAGGAAGCAACAGCATTAGCCGCTGACGAATCTGCGAAATGTAAAGCTGCAAAAGAAGTGATCAAGTCACTTACAGCTCAG CTTAAAGATATGGCTGAAAGGTTGCCGCCTGGGTCTTATGACCCTGAAAGTCTCAAACTAGTTTGCTTGCCAAATGGATCGGAATCAAATGGCGCACACTCTTCTGGTGCgaatggagagagaaactcAAGATCAGAAGATATCAACAGCACATACTCAGCTTATCCACCTGAAACTGACTCAGGTGTGCGAAATGGAATGCAAGGTCCATCTCAATTGCTCCGAGATCCTATTGGAAGCAGTGAAAGTGTCTTAGATCCACAAGGACTTGAACATGGCTACTCAAATGGAACAAATGACCGTCTGGATACTCGGCTTCCTAATGGCGGGGGAGTTCTTCAGTCTTACAGGAGCAGCGTGTCTGACAGTCTTGATGGAAAAGAATCAACTACTAACCGCGACAGCGATGCTGGCTCGAAATCTAGAAACTCAGCAGTCCCAGGCAGCGCTAGCCAAATCGAAGCTGAATGGATTGAACAATACGAACTGGGTGTGTACATAACACTCGTAGCCCTTCGTGATGGAACCAGAGATCTCAAGCGTGTACGATTCAG CCGGAGGAGATTTGGGGAACACCAAGCGGAGATGTGGTGGTCGGACAACCGAGAAAAGGTTTACGAGAAATACAATGTGAGAGGATCGGACAAGTCATCGGTTAGTGGGCAGGTGGCTCGTAGGTCGGAGGGAGGTCTTTCACCTTCTTCGCAGATGTAG